Proteins encoded in a region of the Campylobacter geochelonis genome:
- a CDS encoding FAD-dependent oxidoreductase, whose amino-acid sequence MERRNFIKFSLGSGAFALASNLNADTTTSKNEPKFDGEWDVIVVGSGISGHICATYLAKNGKKVLMIEKMNRVGGNSALSQQDFAVMGSDLQKRDGIKDSVELFLKDLNNAGKGYNHTEQSLRVIKNSNEAYEFAKSCGIKYSDKLKFLGGHSVARTVQTLGGGGAAIQSIHKTFMENGGEFINECKADEILKDENGRVVGVSVRVDYRFDRELKNDDRENKSGVRKTFRAKDAVIFATGGYSRDVEFRTIMNPRLKRANTPSNLGQTAGALKMMLAAGATPVQLCLTRFSFGIPTEDLLYGIMVDKNSDRFLNEDGDRQGLSDKILAHMDKIDTYSYPVAIFDSVGFGNSHDPKRMQSFMQSGKMKEFATLEKLCEFYKLPLENLEKTIKKYNENIAKNADEFKKDANKLKGSTIAKAPYYAIFAAPGLSYTQGGVWVNTDMQVISLATNEPINGFYAVGEATGGTHGASRLTSCSIPDCMTSGLLAAKAILKA is encoded by the coding sequence GTGGAAAGACGAAATTTTATAAAATTTTCTCTAGGAAGTGGCGCTTTCGCCCTTGCTTCAAACCTTAACGCAGACACTACAACTTCAAAAAACGAGCCAAAATTTGATGGCGAATGGGACGTGATAGTCGTAGGAAGTGGCATAAGTGGGCATATTTGCGCGACATATCTAGCAAAAAACGGTAAAAAAGTTTTAATGATAGAAAAGATGAATAGAGTCGGCGGCAACTCAGCCCTATCTCAACAAGATTTTGCTGTTATGGGCTCAGATCTTCAAAAGCGAGATGGCATAAAAGATAGTGTTGAACTTTTCTTAAAGGATTTAAACAACGCTGGCAAAGGTTACAATCACACAGAACAAAGCCTTAGGGTTATCAAAAACTCAAACGAAGCTTACGAATTTGCTAAATCGTGCGGTATAAAATACTCTGATAAGCTTAAATTTTTAGGCGGTCATAGTGTAGCTAGAACGGTTCAAACACTAGGTGGTGGCGGCGCTGCTATACAAAGTATTCATAAAACTTTTATGGAAAATGGCGGAGAGTTTATCAACGAGTGCAAGGCTGATGAGATTTTAAAAGATGAAAACGGCAGAGTCGTTGGCGTTAGTGTTAGAGTTGATTACCGTTTTGATAGAGAGCTTAAAAATGATGATAGAGAGAACAAAAGTGGTGTTAGAAAAACATTTAGAGCAAAAGATGCTGTGATATTTGCTACTGGCGGATACAGCAGAGATGTTGAGTTTAGAACTATCATGAACCCAAGACTAAAAAGAGCAAACACTCCATCAAATTTAGGTCAAACAGCAGGAGCGCTAAAGATGATGTTAGCAGCTGGAGCTACGCCTGTTCAGTTGTGTTTGACAAGATTTTCTTTTGGAATTCCAACCGAGGATTTGTTATATGGAATCATGGTTGATAAAAACAGTGATAGATTTTTAAACGAAGATGGCGATAGACAAGGATTAAGCGATAAAATTTTAGCTCATATGGATAAAATCGACACTTATAGCTATCCGGTTGCGATTTTTGATAGTGTTGGTTTTGGCAACTCTCACGATCCAAAAAGAATGCAAAGCTTTATGCAAAGTGGCAAGATGAAAGAGTTTGCAACTTTAGAAAAACTTTGCGAGTTTTATAAACTTCCGCTTGAAAATTTAGAAAAAACTATAAAAAAATACAACGAAAACATAGCTAAAAATGCAGATGAGTTTAAAAAAGATGCAAACAAACTTAAAGGCTCAACTATAGCAAAAGCCCCTTACTACGCTATTTTTGCAGCTCCAGGACTAAGCTATACTCAAGGTGGCGTTTGGGTAAATACCGACATGCAAGTTATCTCACTTGCAACAAACGAGCCGATAAACGGCTTTTATGCTGTTGGAGAAGCAACTGGCGGAACTCATGGCGCTAGTAGGCTAACTAGTTGCTCTATACCTGATTGTATGACGTCTGGCTTGCTTGCTGCAAAAGCTATCTTAAAGGCATAA
- a CDS encoding cytochrome c3 family protein has product MKKVFLIMLFFVTLAFSQSKFPGFEEYFKYDQNQTYALKNAHKDAKLQCFHCHEGTDIKEYKEVKTDTCLTCHESKEKVAKRLYFLGEKNPHNSVHDGANLSCHVCHNSHKPSFNMCNDCHNTKNWMREIK; this is encoded by the coding sequence ATGAAAAAAGTTTTTTTAATCATGCTATTTTTTGTTACTTTAGCTTTTAGCCAAAGTAAATTTCCCGGTTTTGAGGAGTATTTTAAATATGATCAAAACCAAACTTATGCTCTTAAAAACGCTCATAAAGATGCTAAACTTCAGTGCTTTCACTGTCATGAGGGAACTGATATAAAAGAGTATAAAGAGGTCAAAACCGATACTTGTCTAACCTGTCATGAAAGTAAAGAAAAAGTTGCAAAAAGGCTTTATTTCTTAGGCGAGAAAAACCCACATAACTCAGTTCATGATGGTGCAAATTTGAGTTGTCATGTGTGTCATAACTCTCATAAACCATCTTTTAATATGTGCAACGACTGCCATAATACCAAAAATTGGATGAGGGAAATTAAATGA
- a CDS encoding cytochrome c3 family protein has product MKKRKFMILLAGVILGVVFAYGGYKAVKLTGDLPFCASCHVMEPMAASYHNDVHSGIGESGVKASCTSCHLPHDNVVNYIFTKAKTGLYELGVTALGKDKDVDWYKKLENRSKFTYDTGCMDCHEKILDKKTSKHPKELEMHAHYVLLKGTKDEISCTTCHTHVGHNGLRGELRALKPEF; this is encoded by the coding sequence ATGAAAAAAAGAAAATTTATGATATTATTAGCAGGTGTAATTTTAGGTGTGGTTTTTGCTTATGGCGGATATAAAGCGGTAAAATTGACTGGCGATTTGCCATTTTGTGCAAGTTGTCATGTCATGGAGCCTATGGCTGCAAGTTATCACAACGATGTTCACTCGGGTATTGGCGAAAGTGGAGTTAAGGCAAGTTGTACGAGTTGCCACCTTCCGCATGATAATGTGGTAAATTATATCTTTACTAAAGCAAAAACTGGTCTATATGAGCTTGGCGTAACTGCTCTTGGGAAAGATAAAGATGTGGATTGGTATAAAAAGCTAGAAAATAGAAGCAAATTCACATATGACACTGGTTGTATGGATTGTCATGAAAAAATACTAGATAAAAAAACCAGCAAACATCCTAAAGAGCTTGAAATGCACGCTCACTATGTGCTTTTAAAAGGCACAAAAGATGAGATAAGTTGCACGACTTGCCACACTCACGTAGGACATAATGGTTTAAGAGGAGAGCTTAGAGCGCTTAAACCTGAATTTTAA
- a CDS encoding response regulator transcription factor, translated as MGLEELDVLYAEDEEDVACHVIDVLELCFKNVYHAKDGLELLELYEKHKPDILLLDVNMPCLSGLEALKRIRASDLTTPAVMLTAKNEQETLLLAVEQFITKYIIKPFDKDTLMQALKICDTQIQKSKSVKISSNLTFYPQKSCIVNQDESINLSKKELLMLEILVKNGSNISSYQEIINYVYDGDGSDNAVKILIKDLRKKLGSQTIKNISGIGYRLEKDL; from the coding sequence ATGGGGCTTGAAGAGCTAGATGTACTGTATGCTGAGGATGAGGAAGATGTAGCTTGCCATGTGATAGATGTTTTAGAGCTTTGCTTTAAAAATGTCTATCACGCAAAAGATGGGCTTGAGCTTTTAGAACTTTATGAAAAACACAAACCAGATATCTTGCTTCTTGATGTAAATATGCCCTGCCTTAGCGGCTTGGAGGCGCTAAAACGCATACGAGCGAGTGATTTAACGACCCCAGCTGTAATGCTAACTGCTAAAAACGAGCAAGAAACTCTGCTTTTAGCAGTTGAACAGTTTATCACCAAATACATCATCAAACCTTTCGATAAAGATACTTTAATGCAAGCTCTTAAGATTTGCGATACGCAAATTCAAAAGTCAAAATCTGTAAAAATATCATCAAATTTGACATTTTATCCGCAAAAATCTTGTATAGTAAATCAAGATGAGTCTATAAATTTATCTAAAAAAGAGCTGTTGATGTTAGAAATTTTAGTAAAAAATGGCTCAAATATAAGCTCATATCAAGAGATTATAAACTATGTTTATGATGGCGATGGGAGCGACAATGCTGTTAAAATTCTCATAAAAGATCTTAGAAAAAAGCTAGGAAGCCAAACTATAAAAAATATCTCTGGCATCGGATATAGGCTTGAAAAAGATTTATAA
- a CDS encoding sensor histidine kinase, with the protein MKKIYKVLEKFTNLTLRQKNFVFIAFLISLLLLILYFVISSAHKGYIFQSQKDYEVTLDGFYENYTSNLAKFYSALSFEGIDDEFLAQIKSKNTNSLLYKINKSYNNIKSNDENLIKIELFLVKDSILVEQKSVKFVNFAQTSPALSNINFSKRSFVEVVKYGGELAHVINIAVYDKHEIVAVLRYFISYEKLVVSIYKFDKTIVEFKQNKQLNSTNFPAQTRVLKDGFGNPLSKVWFYHDIEKSISSYNETMKNYIYISVVLFVLTVLMVNFIFTYLTSKLEKSEAKLLVLNKNLAKEVKIQSEAKFEILKKSMKEAKEKEQMMLHQARLATIGEMIANIAHQWRQPLTALGAIFIYLDMFFEKNDLKNEKISQKISSANSLLSFMSNTIDDFRNFYKTNKTKEIFFLSEVINQAIGIFSGSLKNYAISLKLDINDSKIYAFKNELAHVIVNLISNSKDAFLEKDIKDRTIMIKTYIILDEIHLEIIDNAGGIDESILSKIFEPYFSTKDKKFGTGMGLYISKIIVENSINGKILATNIKNGMKFEIILKNGLQKDENV; encoded by the coding sequence TTGAAAAAGATTTATAAAGTGTTAGAAAAATTTACCAACCTCACACTTAGACAAAAAAACTTTGTTTTTATAGCATTTTTAATCAGCCTTTTGCTTTTGATTTTATATTTTGTTATCTCATCTGCGCATAAAGGCTATATTTTCCAAAGCCAAAAGGACTATGAAGTTACGCTTGATGGATTTTATGAAAACTATACTTCAAATTTAGCTAAATTTTACTCTGCTTTAAGTTTTGAAGGAATCGATGATGAGTTTTTAGCTCAAATTAAGTCAAAAAACACAAATTCCTTGCTTTATAAAATAAATAAAAGTTATAATAATATAAAATCAAATGATGAAAATCTCATAAAAATAGAGCTTTTTTTGGTAAAAGATAGTATTTTAGTAGAGCAAAAAAGTGTAAAATTTGTAAATTTCGCACAAACATCCCCTGCTCTTTCTAATATAAATTTTAGCAAACGAAGCTTTGTAGAGGTGGTAAAATACGGCGGCGAGTTAGCACATGTTATAAATATAGCAGTTTATGATAAACACGAGATTGTAGCTGTTTTAAGGTATTTTATAAGCTATGAAAAACTTGTTGTTTCTATATATAAATTTGATAAAACTATAGTTGAATTTAAACAAAACAAACAGTTAAATTCTACAAATTTTCCAGCTCAAACGCGAGTTTTAAAAGATGGGTTTGGTAATCCATTGTCTAAAGTTTGGTTTTATCATGATATAGAAAAAAGCATTAGCTCATATAATGAAACTATGAAAAACTATATCTATATAAGTGTAGTTTTGTTCGTTTTAACAGTGCTAATGGTTAATTTTATATTTACTTATCTTACCTCAAAGCTTGAAAAGAGTGAAGCAAAATTGCTTGTTTTAAACAAGAATTTAGCTAAAGAGGTAAAAATTCAAAGCGAAGCAAAATTTGAAATTCTAAAAAAATCTATGAAAGAAGCAAAAGAAAAAGAGCAGATGATGCTTCATCAAGCTCGCCTTGCAACTATAGGTGAAATGATAGCAAACATCGCCCATCAATGGCGTCAGCCACTAACTGCACTTGGAGCTATATTTATATATCTTGATATGTTTTTTGAAAAAAATGACTTAAAAAATGAAAAAATTTCTCAAAAAATTTCTTCTGCAAATTCACTACTTTCTTTTATGTCAAACACTATAGATGACTTTAGAAATTTTTATAAAACAAACAAAACTAAAGAGATATTTTTCTTAAGTGAAGTTATAAATCAAGCCATAGGAATCTTTTCTGGTTCTTTAAAAAACTACGCTATATCGTTAAAACTTGATATAAACGATAGTAAAATTTATGCTTTTAAAAACGAACTAGCACACGTTATAGTAAATTTGATATCAAATTCAAAAGATGCCTTTTTAGAAAAAGATATAAAAGATAGAACTATCATGATAAAAACATACATTATCTTAGATGAAATTCACTTAGAAATCATCGATAATGCTGGCGGGATAGATGAGTCTATACTTAGCAAGATTTTTGAGCCATACTTTAGCACAAAAGATAAAAAATTTGGCACAGGAATGGGGCTTTATATAAGTAAAATTATCGTTGAAAATAGCATAAATGGTAAAATTTTAGCAACAAATATCAAAAACGGTATGAAATTTGAGATAATTTTAAAAAATGGCTTACAAAAGGATGAAAATGTATGA
- a CDS encoding FAD-binding protein translates to MYDVIIVGSGLAGMCVANLLSDTGKKVAIFEKQNMLFGSSRYSTLNLATCENSLQKSLGIKDNATTFLDDMYGFSGGFGDKKLLGILAINSNLALKTLQSFGCEYKDEIFLKDYHSVARVCEPKHSAIKSILNPLHQRIINKVDIFLEQEIVDLEKNGSKIDAVILKDDTKLKAKIVVFATGGFSRDKEFIHLQNPLASFTKSQTTAQSNANSLKTLLKVGAIPVQVELMRYAFNFGIEILPYSLIIDINTGQRLCDESKTRQELAYEILHADKVSKFAKGSIALFDEYAIKTLFSKELLQSYIDKSMIKIFNNTFDIAEFFGLDNNKFDSQIKLYNSYFDSGIDTKFGKNLLNPAYKKLEKAPFYALNLEVYLNYTQGGVAINEHSQVINIKTFQPFSNLFVVGEASGGVHGMGRLNGCSSLECVVFAMQCAKKIKEILA, encoded by the coding sequence ATGTATGATGTCATCATCGTAGGAAGTGGCTTAGCTGGAATGTGCGTGGCAAATTTGCTAAGCGATACAGGCAAAAAAGTAGCCATTTTTGAAAAGCAAAACATGCTCTTTGGTAGCTCAAGATACAGCACGCTAAATTTAGCAACTTGCGAAAATAGCTTACAAAAAAGCCTTGGTATAAAAGATAACGCTACGACTTTTTTAGATGATATGTATGGATTTAGCGGTGGTTTTGGCGATAAAAAACTTCTTGGAATACTTGCGATAAACTCAAATTTAGCTCTAAAAACACTGCAAAGTTTTGGTTGTGAGTATAAAGATGAGATTTTTTTAAAAGACTATCACAGTGTTGCTAGGGTTTGTGAGCCAAAACATAGCGCAATAAAAAGCATTTTAAACCCACTTCATCAAAGAATTATAAATAAAGTTGATATTTTTTTAGAGCAAGAGATAGTTGATTTAGAAAAAAATGGCTCTAAAATAGATGCTGTAATTTTAAAAGATGACACTAAACTTAAAGCAAAAATAGTAGTTTTTGCTACTGGTGGATTTTCAAGAGATAAGGAATTTATACATTTGCAAAACCCGCTAGCAAGTTTTACAAAATCCCAAACTACCGCACAAAGCAATGCAAATTCTTTAAAAACTCTTTTAAAAGTTGGCGCTATACCGGTTCAAGTCGAACTAATGCGATATGCTTTTAATTTTGGGATTGAAATTTTACCTTATAGTCTTATTATCGATATAAACACAGGTCAAAGGCTTTGTGATGAGTCAAAAACTAGGCAAGAGTTGGCATATGAAATCCTGCATGCTGATAAGGTGTCAAAATTTGCCAAAGGCTCAATCGCACTTTTTGATGAATACGCCATAAAAACGCTTTTTTCAAAAGAGCTTTTGCAAAGCTATATAGATAAAAGTATGATAAAAATATTTAATAATACTTTTGATATCGCTGAGTTTTTTGGACTAGATAATAATAAATTTGATAGCCAAATCAAACTTTATAACAGCTATTTTGATAGCGGAATCGATACTAAATTTGGTAAAAATTTGCTAAATCCTGCATATAAAAAGCTAGAAAAAGCACCGTTTTATGCTCTAAATTTAGAAGTTTATCTAAACTATACTCAAGGTGGTGTGGCGATAAATGAGCATTCGCAAGTTATAAATATAAAAACTTTTCAACCGTTTTCTAATCTTTTTGTAGTTGGCGAGGCAAGTGGTGGAGTGCATGGAATGGGAAGATTAAATGGTTGCTCTAGCCTAGAATGCGTTGTTTTTGCTATGCAATGTGCTAAAAAAATCAAAGAAATTTTAGCTTAG
- a CDS encoding ankyrin repeat domain-containing protein, which produces MKKVFKFLAILIILLVAKLLYNEYKLNQTSHFTITSDTNVSAIPGLSKYVTQEEVDEFGFTYWDIDNNYTKWIDPLLLPLRSALKDKNTTKVLSYLKEHNLSVDVKIEDGTTPLMYSSFYDDINTTKELIKLGANIHQKDKYKLSPLAYAIEHNSTKTAKLLVDNGAKFEDVKVVQIYLQSPMIEKIIIDNDNINILYDANASRKSKISDGKSPHNTFFYIVMNGFTEIAELALKSGYIPNCTQNNIYDELCYKELTNIPNYEPMLELMLKYNVPGQPTKEQLKEAYDECYDDYIWHKSRLENKKPKEIYFSLRAELSKNMCSDENGTFNDIKEYMEYKNKRKLTDSIVYVIRANKVILKDKSDTIYNKINTINQKKFID; this is translated from the coding sequence TTGAAAAAGGTATTTAAATTCTTAGCCATATTAATAATACTTTTAGTAGCTAAGCTACTATATAATGAGTATAAACTAAATCAAACCTCTCACTTCACAATCACTTCAGATACAAACGTTTCTGCTATACCAGGACTTAGTAAGTATGTAACTCAAGAAGAGGTTGATGAGTTTGGGTTTACCTACTGGGATATAGATAACAATTACACTAAGTGGATTGACCCACTTCTTTTACCGCTAAGGTCAGCCTTAAAGGACAAAAATACAACCAAAGTCTTAAGCTATCTAAAAGAGCATAACCTAAGTGTAGATGTGAAGATAGAAGATGGAACAACTCCACTTATGTATTCTAGCTTTTATGATGATATAAACACAACCAAAGAGCTTATAAAACTAGGTGCGAATATCCATCAAAAAGATAAATACAAACTTAGCCCACTAGCTTATGCTATAGAGCATAACTCAACTAAGACAGCTAAGCTTTTAGTTGATAATGGAGCTAAATTTGAAGATGTTAAGGTAGTTCAAATTTACCTTCAAAGTCCCATGATAGAAAAGATAATCATAGATAATGATAATATCAATATACTCTATGATGCTAATGCTTCAAGAAAATCAAAAATCAGTGATGGAAAATCGCCTCATAATACATTTTTTTATATAGTCATGAATGGTTTTACGGAAATAGCAGAACTTGCCCTAAAGAGTGGGTATATACCAAATTGCACACAAAATAATATTTATGATGAACTTTGCTATAAGGAGTTAACTAACATCCCCAACTACGAACCTATGCTAGAACTTATGCTTAAATACAACGTCCCTGGACAACCTACAAAAGAGCAACTAAAAGAGGCGTATGATGAGTGTTATGATGATTATATATGGCATAAAAGCAGATTAGAGAATAAAAAGCCAAAAGAAATTTATTTTAGCTTAAGAGCAGAGCTTTCTAAAAATATGTGTTCTGATGAAAACGGAACTTTTAATGATATAAAAGAGTATATGGAATATAAAAATAAAAGAAAATTAACAGATAGTATAGTATACGTAATAAGAGCAAATAAGGTGATTTTAAAAGATAAATCAGATACGATTTATAATAAAATCAATACAATAAATCAAAAGAAATTTATAGATTAA
- a CDS encoding SixA phosphatase family protein, whose translation MKKIYFIRHAKAKKEGESDFVRKLSERGKTDALLAAKLLKKQKILPDIIYTSAAKRALSTAKIISKELGFKNNLVELDELYLMTSGGLFGFIKDLDDENESVFVIGHNPTITEICEILSDSAIGHIPTCGIFGIEFDVEEFSQIKEHMGRVLMFEYPKKIEL comes from the coding sequence ATGAAAAAAATTTATTTTATACGACATGCAAAAGCCAAAAAAGAGGGCGAGAGCGACTTTGTAAGAAAGCTTAGCGAACGCGGGAAAACCGACGCACTTTTAGCAGCAAAATTACTAAAAAAACAAAAAATTTTACCCGACATTATCTACACAAGTGCAGCCAAAAGAGCGCTTAGCACAGCTAAGATAATATCAAAAGAGCTTGGCTTTAAAAACAATCTCGTAGAACTTGATGAGCTTTATCTTATGACAAGTGGTGGACTTTTTGGCTTTATAAAAGACTTAGATGATGAAAATGAGAGCGTTTTTGTCATAGGACATAATCCAACTATAACTGAAATTTGCGAGATTTTAAGCGACTCTGCTATCGGGCATATCCCGACTTGTGGGATTTTTGGTATTGAGTTTGATGTGGAGGAATTTAGCCAGATTAAAGAGCATATGGGGCGCGTTTTGATGTTTGAGTATCCTAAAAAGATAGAATTGTAG
- a CDS encoding ferritin-like domain-containing protein: MSFYLLVKDVLDESDFAKKEAKFDKLYNDFLEKKFEFEPNFTPKPLEVPSFAKICKILPAKDLPSYKGAQKEASFLHSIAHIEYSAIDIALDDCYRFVNLPFDYYKDWLEVAKDEIRHFKKILEELEKTGYKYGDFAVHDGLFFAMKKTQNSLVERMAVLHRYMEANGLDANFFMLNKIKNDKNKTNLTNLLNIILKEEISHVQKGDRWYKFACKAAKVDESLFLDIIIKHYPNFTSIKRELNVEARLEAGFSKDEIRNLQNIGK, from the coding sequence ATGAGTTTTTATTTGCTAGTTAAAGATGTTTTAGATGAGTCTGATTTTGCTAAAAAAGAGGCTAAATTTGATAAACTTTATAACGATTTTTTAGAAAAAAAGTTTGAGTTTGAGCCAAATTTTACTCCTAAACCACTTGAAGTTCCAAGCTTTGCTAAGATTTGCAAGATACTGCCGGCAAAAGATTTGCCCTCGTATAAAGGAGCACAAAAAGAGGCAAGTTTTTTACACTCTATCGCTCACATCGAGTATAGCGCCATCGATATCGCACTAGATGATTGTTATCGGTTTGTAAATTTGCCATTTGATTACTATAAAGACTGGCTAGAAGTTGCAAAAGATGAGATAAGACACTTTAAAAAGATTTTAGAAGAGCTGGAAAAAACAGGCTATAAATATGGAGATTTTGCGGTGCATGATGGGCTGTTTTTTGCTATGAAAAAGACGCAAAACTCGCTAGTAGAAAGAATGGCTGTGCTTCATAGGTATATGGAGGCAAATGGGCTTGATGCAAACTTTTTTATGCTTAACAAAATCAAAAATGACAAAAACAAAACAAATTTAACAAATTTGCTAAATATCATCTTAAAAGAAGAAATTTCGCATGTCCAAAAGGGCGATAGATGGTATAAATTCGCTTGCAAGGCGGCTAAAGTAGATGAGAGTTTGTTTTTAGATATAATCATCAAGCATTATCCAAATTTCACTAGCATAAAACGCGAGTTAAATGTCGAAGCTAGGCTTGAGGCTGGATTTAGCAAAGATGAGATAAGAAATTTGCAAAATATAGGAAAATAA
- a CDS encoding rhomboid family intramembrane serine protease, with amino-acid sequence MYRFFSSQSRVLPVTLFLIVVNSLIYFVSEFFLNKEIFDAYFGLNSLFFKGFYWQVVTTMFLHGSFMHLAMNMAVLYQFGSILERFLGSTKFGLVYLIGGVLTSILSLSYTYYRLEQGININLVGASGAISVLLGLLAFLDPRVRQGLFVAILLMSFAPLLMGVNVAWYAHLFGFAVGYVYGKVSYR; translated from the coding sequence TTGTATAGATTTTTTTCATCGCAAAGCAGAGTTTTACCAGTTACTCTGTTTTTAATAGTTGTAAATTCGCTCATTTATTTTGTGAGTGAATTTTTTCTAAACAAAGAGATTTTTGATGCATATTTTGGGCTAAATTCTCTCTTTTTTAAAGGATTTTACTGGCAAGTGGTTACTACGATGTTTTTGCACGGTTCGTTTATGCACTTAGCTATGAATATGGCGGTTTTGTATCAATTCGGCTCTATTTTGGAGCGGTTTTTAGGAAGCACTAAATTTGGGCTTGTTTATCTAATCGGTGGCGTTTTAACCTCGATTTTAAGCCTAAGCTATACATACTATAGATTAGAGCAGGGGATAAATATAAATTTAGTCGGAGCAAGTGGCGCTATATCTGTGCTTTTAGGGCTTTTGGCTTTTCTTGATCCTAGAGTTAGACAAGGGCTTTTTGTGGCGATTTTGCTTATGAGTTTTGCACCACTTTTAATGGGCGTAAATGTCGCTTGGTATGCGCATCTTTTTGGATTTGCTGTTGGGTATGTTTATGGAAAGGTTAGCTATAGATGA
- a CDS encoding NlpC/P60 family protein, whose amino-acid sequence MKIIKLLSIAIFALLFISGCSLKNSILTSNQEQILKEQNEQAYEELAQFIYDKNVDNLVLLMDKHTGKRTGGDCSGFVSFLNNTNNQIYFNNDDLNKHFTKGGGKSNAMYNLYKSRGKISFEMPEIGDLIFFANTTRNTKNKKTQIITHVGVIRDIYENGRVSFVHNTRGKNRVDYMNLSKKNTHISGKKIENSYILRCLNKSCLTSNKFVGYGKIR is encoded by the coding sequence ATGAAAATCATAAAATTACTATCTATAGCCATTTTTGCGCTTTTATTTATAAGTGGATGTTCACTAAAAAATAGTATTTTAACCTCAAATCAAGAGCAAATTTTAAAAGAGCAAAACGAGCAAGCTTACGAAGAATTAGCGCAATTTATCTATGATAAAAATGTAGATAATTTAGTTTTACTTATGGATAAACACACTGGCAAACGAACAGGAGGAGATTGCTCGGGCTTTGTATCGTTTCTTAATAATACAAATAACCAAATTTACTTTAATAATGACGATTTAAACAAGCATTTTACAAAAGGTGGCGGCAAGTCAAATGCGATGTATAATCTTTATAAATCAAGAGGTAAGATTAGTTTTGAAATGCCTGAAATTGGGGATTTGATATTTTTTGCAAATACGACTCGCAATACAAAAAATAAAAAAACTCAAATCATAACCCATGTTGGAGTTATAAGAGATATTTATGAAAATGGAAGAGTTAGCTTCGTGCATAATACTCGTGGTAAAAATAGGGTTGATTATATGAATTTAAGTAAGAAAAATACACACATAAGCGGCAAAAAGATAGAAAACAGCTATATTTTAAGATGTTTAAATAAAAGTTGTCTCACATCAAACAAATTTGTCGGTTATGGCAAGATTAGATAG